The following coding sequences lie in one Mesorhizobium sp. NZP2298 genomic window:
- the metF gene encoding methylenetetrahydrofolate reductase [NAD(P)H], with protein MNQFRFSRRPDIGDKVRVSFEFFPPKNDEMEARLWDTVTRLEPLKPKFVSVTYGAGGSTRERTARTISRILNETSLTPAAHMTCVDAARHQVDAVIQEFADMGVKRFVALRGDPAAGVGTAYRPHPDGYANGAELVGALKDAGDFDISVSAYPEKHPESPDFATDIDMLKRKVDNGATRAITQFFFDNDLYERYVERARRAGIYIPIVPGILPVHNFTQVANFSARCGALVPAWLAERFDGLQNDPQTHALVASAVAAEQVLDLVERGVGDFHFYTMNRADLVFAICHMIGIRSHEAEVAGSAAA; from the coding sequence ATGAACCAGTTCCGCTTTTCCCGCCGCCCCGACATTGGCGACAAGGTTCGGGTTTCCTTCGAATTCTTCCCGCCCAAGAACGACGAGATGGAGGCGCGCCTCTGGGACACGGTCACGCGGCTGGAGCCGCTGAAGCCGAAATTCGTCTCGGTGACCTATGGCGCCGGCGGCTCGACGCGCGAGCGCACGGCGCGCACCATCAGCCGTATCCTGAACGAGACGAGCCTCACGCCGGCCGCGCACATGACCTGCGTCGACGCCGCCCGCCATCAGGTCGACGCCGTGATCCAGGAATTCGCCGATATGGGCGTGAAGCGCTTCGTCGCCTTGCGCGGCGACCCGGCCGCCGGCGTGGGCACCGCCTACCGTCCGCACCCGGACGGCTATGCCAACGGTGCAGAGCTGGTCGGAGCGCTGAAGGACGCCGGCGATTTCGACATTTCGGTCTCGGCCTATCCGGAGAAGCATCCGGAAAGTCCTGACTTCGCCACTGACATCGACATGCTGAAGCGCAAGGTCGACAATGGCGCGACGCGGGCGATCACCCAGTTCTTCTTCGACAATGATCTCTACGAGCGCTATGTCGAGCGCGCGCGCCGCGCCGGCATCTACATCCCGATCGTGCCCGGCATCCTGCCGGTGCACAATTTCACCCAGGTCGCCAATTTCTCCGCACGCTGCGGCGCGCTGGTGCCGGCATGGCTGGCGGAGCGCTTCGACGGGCTGCAGAACGACCCGCAGACCCATGCGCTGGTGGCATCGGCGGTGGCCGCCGAACAGGTGCTGGACCTGGTCGAGCGCGGCGTGGGCGATTTCCACTTTTACACGATGAACCGCGCCGACCTCGTCTTCGCCATCTGCCACATGATCGGCATCCGCTCGCACGAGGCGGAGGTGGCCGGATCGGCTGCTGCGTGA
- a CDS encoding ArsR/SmtB family transcription factor translates to MHVSLDTMVDTLKAAAESSRLRILALLSRGDLTVSDLTEILGQSQPRVSRHLKLLLEAGLIGRYQEGSWAFFRLSDADSARDFVMGLVSSIRGADPQVERDLERLASVKRKRQDRAAEYFSVNAASWDHIRSLHVPDRAVEAAMLKLVGKRPFQSMLDLGTGTGRLLEIFSPLYRRGVGIDMSREMLTVARANLDKAGVSNAQVRQGDIFSPPVERDAFDLVTIHQVLHYLDDPARAIHEAARLLRPSGRLVIVDFAPHTLEFLRDEHAHVRLGFSDRQIGEWFAEAGLDLEDAQEFEPRGGNEARLTVKLWLGRDRRLLIADPANDSQQSKVNSIGEIA, encoded by the coding sequence ATGCATGTCTCGCTCGACACCATGGTGGATACGCTGAAGGCGGCGGCCGAATCCAGCCGCCTGCGCATATTGGCACTGTTGTCGCGCGGCGACCTCACCGTTTCCGATCTTACCGAAATTCTCGGCCAGTCGCAGCCGCGCGTCTCTCGGCACCTGAAGCTCTTGCTGGAGGCCGGGCTGATCGGCCGTTACCAGGAGGGGTCGTGGGCTTTCTTCCGCCTGTCGGATGCCGATTCCGCGCGTGACTTTGTCATGGGGCTGGTTTCCAGCATTCGCGGTGCCGATCCGCAGGTCGAGCGCGATCTCGAGCGCCTGGCCTCGGTCAAGCGCAAGCGGCAGGACCGGGCGGCGGAGTATTTTTCCGTGAATGCCGCAAGCTGGGACCATATCCGCTCGCTGCATGTGCCGGATCGTGCGGTCGAGGCCGCGATGCTGAAGCTGGTCGGCAAGCGGCCGTTCCAGTCGATGCTGGACCTCGGCACCGGCACCGGCCGGCTCCTGGAAATCTTCTCGCCGCTCTACCGGCGCGGCGTCGGCATCGACATGTCGCGCGAAATGCTGACCGTGGCGCGCGCCAATCTCGACAAGGCCGGCGTTTCCAACGCGCAGGTGCGGCAGGGCGATATCTTCTCGCCGCCGGTGGAGCGTGACGCCTTCGATCTCGTCACCATCCACCAGGTGCTGCACTATCTCGATGATCCCGCCCGCGCCATCCACGAGGCCGCGCGGCTGTTGCGCCCGTCGGGCCGGCTGGTCATCGTCGATTTCGCGCCGCACACGCTGGAATTCCTGCGTGACGAGCATGCGCATGTCAGGCTCGGCTTTTCCGACCGGCAGATCGGCGAGTGGTTTGCCGAGGCGGGCCTCGATCTCGAGGATGCCCAGGAGTTCGAGCCGCGCGGCGGCAACGAGGCCAGGCTTACCGTCAAGCTGTGGCTTGGCCGCGACCGGCGCCTGCTGATCGCCGATCCCGCCAATGACAGCCAGCAGAGCAAAGTGAATTCGATAGGGGAAATCGCCTGA